The sequence atcaaacgaggaaagcaatctcggcgccgtagcatgtctatgactggtcggctgacaaagccggaaatagttgagtccaggaggcatgtgtcactaaaagcgtggagttggggacctcggaaGAGAAGGTTgttgagggtcatacttggtgagtaacgggtatgactactatctacggagaagtgaagcactacCTTGTGACCgaggattgtgtgaccttcggaccaaatgaccacaatgagaatcaaccatcctatatgtgaagtataatcccttgaaacgccccaatgtctttgggcctcgccttgggcttgtatggatcatagacggatcattagtgtgcctatgaccgaaacgaatgttaacaacagttatgacctaaccgaataacctcacccctttgttattattgatcttgtttatttcttgtgcagagtatacagattgagaattgtgacacctcagtttgtcgtaggagaacaaagtggttcctcactccctgtgggattcgaccctacacttaccgctaaggctaaattcttattgtgagaagtaggagcgtgtattgtctgtactgggcatacacaggtattttgtccgcaccgcacgacgggtgtgtgtcaaccCCTTCTTCCACTTAAAACACACTcacctaacatttattaaaatccaTGGCACCAATAATCATATACATTCTTATGGGACGCAGGGAGTAAATGTAAGATCGAATGGTAAAATCtacaataaataaaatcaatagcAGAGCactaatttttaattgaattaagATGTGAAAGAAAGACAAACATAATCGCTAACCTCTTCAGTCGAAAGAGCATATCAATAACGAACTTGAATGGTGTAATTGTCATAGTCAGTTTCTTGTTCCTTTTGTATGCTTTTGGCCGACTCCACGAGAGATTTGTTCCGCCCATCAATCTCAATCAGTTCAAGTGTCGGAATGTATCCAATATCATCTGGAATCTCCATAAGAGAAGGACAGCGTTGAAGTACTAGACTCCTGAGCTTCGGAAAGTGGCTGCTATCTGTCCACCATTTCTCAAGATTTGATTCATCAATTAGAAGAAATTCCAATTCCTCGAATTCTCCATCACTTGTTTCCCAAATGCTGCCATCACAAACATAGTTTCTCAGTTTGAGCACTTGAAGATTAGGCAATGAACCAACAATACTCAAATCTTCCCAAGGACGCCGCCCACCACTCAAGGTTAACTTTTTCAACGACTTAGGAAAAACAGGATTCAGACTTGGCCTCAGACAGAAATCACCACGTATCTCCATTTTCAATTTCTCAAGTTTTTCCAAACGTTGAAGGTTTTCTAGATGATAGTCCCCATCAACCTTCTCTTCAGAGTAACATATGCCCAACTTCTTAACATTAGGTATCATTTTCAACATCCTTTCACTACATTCGAAGTTGGTTGCAAGTGAAAGTGTTTGTAAGTTTTCTAAAGGAGGCGATGCTCCATCGGGATGGGGTAAGGGATGAACGGAGGGGGAGATGAGATGTCTTAACCGTGGCATCTTCCATATTTCAACTGGAAAATGAGCCAATATAGATGGGCCGTCTGGATAAATAATCAAGGTTTGGAGATTCCGAAGGTTTAATGTGGATTCAAGAATTGCATTGGGGTAGCTGAAAGCAAGAAATCTAAGATCACGAAGCTCAAACACTTGAGCTGGGACACTGGTGTTTAGCATATCCAATATCTTGAGCTTCCTAAATTTTTCCAAAGAGTCTACTGAACTATGACTGTAGCATATAATAGTATGGATGGTTGAGCCATCAATGTGTGCAAGAATAATGGAATGAGATATACTAATACGGAGCTGCATTGCGAAGATTTCAGGAAGAAAAAACGAACCCATAAAAGTTAGAAGAAAATTCTCTTCCAATGATCTCATTAGGCACAAGTCGCGCAGCAGATCATGAAGGCCACAGCTCTTGATTCGGCCATTAGACTTCCTCTTAGTAACCAAAACAAGATTTCTCTTGACCAGATCCTCCAGACACCCTTCTGCTACTTCCTCAGGGGTTTTGGTTGCAGTTGATTCAACCAAATCCTCAGCTATCCAAAATTTCACCAATTTTGAGGCTCGAATCTCATAATCTTCTGGAAAGGCTCCCATGTATAAGAAACAGGGCCTCAAATGATGAGGCAAATTGGTATAACTCAAATCTAATATTGCAGCATACTTCTCCTCATCTGCTGTGATGACCAAATTTATGTTGTCCGCAATCTGCTCCCAGTCGGCTTCAGTCTCGCTGACTTCAGAGAGAAGCCCTGCAGTCACCACAATTGCAAGGGGCAGCCCTCCACAGCTTCTCGCAATC comes from Salvia miltiorrhiza cultivar Shanhuang (shh) chromosome 3, IMPLAD_Smil_shh, whole genome shotgun sequence and encodes:
- the LOC131018477 gene encoding putative late blight resistance protein homolog R1A-10 → MRSNDSPAAAPTSTLAPTGRIDAVGLDRDVEAILSRLRRDADELQIIPIAGAGGIGKTTLARNVYHDPYLIDKFDIRAWVTVSQDYNFGNIFKNLLVSMKVFVKEDITGLSKEEMALKVHQTLMDRRYLIVIDDMWSTKVWDEIRSYFPNNSNRSRIILATRLKDVAAYVDSSEKFHEMQYLDDVQSLNLLKKELCKGECRLPMLEAMENIATKIARSCGGLPLAIVVTAGLLSEVSETEADWEQIADNINLVITADEEKYAAILDLSYTNLPHHLRPCFLYMGAFPEDYEIRASKLVKFWIAEDLVESTATKTPEEVAEGCLEDLVKRNLVLVTKRKSNGRIKSCGLHDLLRDLCLMRSLEENFLLTFMGSFFLPEIFAMQLRISISHSIILAHIDGSTIHTIICYSHSSVDSLEKFRKLKILDMLNTSVPAQVFELRDLRFLAFSYPNAILESTLNLRNLQTLIIYPDGPSILAHFPVEIWKMPRLRHLISPSVHPLPHPDGASPPLENLQTLSLATNFECSERMLKMIPNVKKLGICYSEEKVDGDYHLENLQRLEKLEKLKMEIRGDFCLRPSLNPVFPKSLKKLTLSGGRRPWEDLSIVGSLPNLQVLKLRNYVCDGSIWETSDGEFEELEFLLIDESNLEKWWTDSSHFPKLRSLVLQRCPSLMEIPDDIGYIPTLELIEIDGRNKSLVESAKSIQKEQETDYDNYTIQVRY